One Stenotrophomonas sp. SAU14A_NAIMI4_5 DNA segment encodes these proteins:
- the rimM gene encoding ribosome maturation factor RimM (Essential for efficient processing of 16S rRNA), with amino-acid sequence MKDIERRILLGRVVGAFGVRGEIKLESWTEPRSAIFRYQPWILRSPNGQESTLEGARGRDIGKHLVARFPGVEDRDVVEAMHGTEVYVARSALPPPKPDEYYWVDLEGLDVKTTEGVALGQVSHLFSTGANDVVVVRGDRERMIPFVQPDFVKSVDFEANLVVVDWDPEF; translated from the coding sequence ATGAAAGATATCGAGCGCCGCATCCTGCTGGGCAGGGTTGTCGGCGCTTTTGGTGTGCGCGGCGAAATCAAGCTCGAGTCCTGGACCGAGCCTCGTTCCGCCATTTTCCGTTACCAGCCGTGGATCCTGCGCAGCCCCAACGGGCAGGAATCGACGCTTGAAGGCGCTCGTGGCCGTGACATCGGCAAGCACCTGGTCGCCCGGTTCCCCGGCGTCGAGGACCGCGATGTCGTCGAAGCCATGCACGGCACCGAGGTCTATGTGGCCCGCAGTGCGCTGCCGCCGCCGAAGCCCGACGAGTATTACTGGGTCGACCTGGAAGGCCTGGATGTGAAGACCACCGAGGGCGTTGCCCTGGGCCAGGTCTCGCACCTGTTCAGCACCGGCGCCAATGATGTGGTCGTGGTCCGTGGCGACCGCGAGCGGATGATTCCGTTCGTGCAGCCGGACTTCGTCAAGTCGGTCGACTTCGAGGCCAATCTGGTCGTGGTCGACTGGGATCCCGAGTTCTGA